Proteins from a single region of Terriglobales bacterium:
- a CDS encoding threonine ammonia-lyase has protein sequence LLARIIERGLVKDGRLVRLRVHLPDYPGALHKLTGILALHRANIVETSYDRAYYGVNLGDTAIDITMETRGPDQIAELLLALVSAGYAHERIL, from the coding sequence CCCTGCTCGCGCGAATCATTGAACGCGGTCTGGTCAAGGACGGCCGCCTGGTTCGCCTGCGGGTTCATCTGCCCGATTATCCCGGCGCCCTGCACAAGCTCACGGGAATTCTGGCGTTGCACCGGGCAAACATTGTGGAAACTTCCTACGACCGCGCGTATTACGGAGTGAATCTGGGCGACACGGCCATTGACATCACCATGGAAACCCGCGGGCCCGATCAGATCGCCGAGCTGCTTTTGGCGCTGGTGTCCGCCGGGTACGCCCACGAACGAATTCTCTGA
- a CDS encoding glycosyltransferase family 4 protein, with protein MKIALIAAPHIAVPPADYGGTELFVAHLAEGLSKEGVEVIVYANGESTVGVERRSLYPNGQWPIKAPEQAWVRELNHTAWAVHEAARECDLIHVQSAQAIVFSRFSNRPMVLTLHGPHEPRLSELYAFHPRVHYVCISDAQCRQETVQDRRTICHGIDVTDYQCVEHKQRYLSFIGRIAPLKGTHIAIEVAKRTGIPLKIAGDVQPMYREYFEKKIKPEIDGKLVEYVGLADLKAKNELLGNSMAMLFPIQWSEPFGLVMVEAMACGTPVLAMPGGSVPEVVRDGVSGYVCRSVREMAKRVLELNLDPATVRRYVEENFSLEKMVRKYIAVYEEALSETKVKTIA; from the coding sequence TTGAAAATTGCCCTCATTGCGGCCCCACACATCGCTGTTCCACCGGCGGATTACGGAGGCACGGAGCTCTTTGTTGCTCATCTCGCGGAAGGTCTCAGCAAGGAAGGCGTGGAAGTCATCGTGTACGCGAATGGGGAATCGACGGTAGGTGTGGAGCGGCGATCGCTGTATCCCAATGGGCAGTGGCCCATCAAGGCGCCGGAGCAGGCCTGGGTGAGAGAGCTGAATCATACGGCGTGGGCTGTGCATGAGGCGGCGCGGGAGTGCGACCTTATTCATGTGCAGTCGGCACAGGCGATCGTGTTTTCAAGATTTTCGAACCGACCGATGGTGCTCACGCTGCATGGTCCGCACGAACCCCGGCTGAGCGAGCTATATGCCTTTCATCCGCGGGTCCATTACGTCTGCATCAGCGATGCGCAGTGCCGGCAGGAGACGGTGCAGGACCGGCGCACCATCTGCCATGGAATTGACGTGACTGATTATCAGTGCGTGGAGCACAAGCAGCGCTACCTGAGCTTTATTGGACGGATTGCACCGCTGAAGGGAACGCATATCGCGATCGAGGTGGCGAAGCGCACGGGAATTCCGCTGAAAATTGCCGGGGACGTGCAGCCGATGTACCGCGAATATTTTGAAAAGAAGATCAAGCCGGAGATCGATGGCAAGCTGGTGGAATATGTCGGGCTGGCCGATCTGAAGGCGAAGAACGAACTGCTGGGGAACTCGATGGCCATGCTGTTTCCGATCCAGTGGAGCGAGCCTTTCGGACTGGTGATGGTGGAAGCGATGGCGTGCGGCACGCCGGTGCTGGCGATGCCCGGCGGCTCGGTTCCCGAAGTGGTGCGCGACGGAGTTTCGGGGTACGTCTGCCGCTCGGTGCGGGAGATGGCAAAGCGGGTGCTCGAACTGAATCTGGATCCGGCGACGGTGCGCCGCTACGTGGAAGAGAATTTTTCGCTGGAGAAGATGGTCAGGAAATATATAGCGGTGTACGAAGAGGCGCTGAGCGAGACGAAAGTGAAGACGATCGCGTAG
- a CDS encoding OsmC family protein: protein MIQASVSLTQVAGTGRQFVVTTGSGHHLIIDDAVGATGPKPIELVAAALAGCTAFDVINILRKKRQNITAYEVQVEADQPADPPQVFTKVRIRHIVTGIDVDQDAVASAIHLSESKYCSVGAMIQKTAEFTTSFEIIPAQVTDLATAGVQSQ, encoded by the coding sequence ATGATCCAGGCTTCAGTATCCTTAACCCAGGTCGCAGGAACAGGACGCCAGTTTGTCGTGACTACCGGCAGCGGGCATCACTTGATTATTGACGATGCGGTGGGCGCCACCGGTCCCAAGCCGATCGAATTAGTCGCAGCTGCGCTCGCCGGATGCACGGCTTTTGACGTCATCAACATTCTTCGCAAGAAACGCCAGAACATCACGGCTTACGAAGTGCAGGTCGAAGCCGACCAGCCTGCCGATCCTCCCCAGGTCTTCACCAAAGTGCGCATCCGCCACATCGTGACTGGCATTGATGTCGATCAGGATGCAGTTGCCAGCGCCATACATCTGTCAGAATCGAAATACTGCTCAGTGGGCGCCATGATCCAGAAGACGGCGGAGTTCACCACTTCATTCGAAATCATCCCCGCGCAGGTAACAGATCTGGCAACGGCGGGAGTCCAGAGTCAATAA
- a CDS encoding DUF4142 domain-containing protein — protein sequence MQNFKRSCSLGLATLLVAGLSSLAGAQQTDNKPSAAHKSKSSATASNPSTSDQNKSNLSSSDKSFLKDAAEGGLAEVELGQLASQKASSPEVKKFAERMVKDHTKANDELKQIAAQKGVDLPDKPGVTDRMTKARLSRLDGEKFDKAYMDDMVKDHKKDVDDFQKESAKGQDPDVKNFAAKTLPTLQEHLNEAQRIQPKTEQQAQAR from the coding sequence ATGCAAAATTTCAAAAGAAGCTGCTCGCTGGGACTGGCAACTTTGTTGGTGGCAGGTCTGAGCTCGTTGGCCGGGGCGCAGCAAACCGACAACAAGCCCTCGGCAGCGCATAAGAGCAAGTCATCGGCTACGGCAAGCAATCCGAGCACGTCAGATCAGAATAAGTCGAACCTCAGTTCATCTGACAAGTCGTTTCTGAAGGATGCTGCCGAAGGCGGACTCGCCGAGGTAGAACTCGGCCAACTGGCTTCGCAAAAAGCCTCCAGCCCTGAGGTCAAGAAGTTCGCCGAACGCATGGTGAAAGACCACACCAAGGCGAATGATGAGTTAAAACAGATCGCGGCCCAGAAAGGCGTTGACCTCCCTGACAAGCCTGGTGTTACCGACAGAATGACGAAGGCTCGTCTGTCCAGGCTGGATGGCGAGAAGTTCGACAAAGCCTACATGGACGACATGGTCAAAGACCACAAAAAGGATGTGGATGATTTTCAGAAGGAAAGCGCCAAAGGCCAGGATCCTGACGTGAAGAACTTCGCCGCCAAGACCTTGCCGACTCTGCAGGAGCACCTGAACGAAGCGCAGAGGATTCAGCCTAAGACAGAACAGCAAGCACAAGCTCGTTAA